The following DNA comes from Pecten maximus unplaced genomic scaffold, xPecMax1.1, whole genome shotgun sequence.
AACATACATAACATCCAATGGTAAGTGTGTATAATCTCATGTTTACGGTAGATTGTATTAGTCTCCCTCGTGTACCTGTTACTAATCAACACTATTTCCTTTACAGTGGTTCCACCTGTATAGAAGTGTTGAGATTCGAAAAACAACAGCTGGATCTTCAGGTATGGaatttgtacaaatatttttttgtatcttAACCAATTACAGAAATCAAGTCTTTAAAAGCTTGTATATCTATTCCATTAAAAGAACAAATCCCATTCAACTGGCCCTAGCTGTGGAATAAAATCAGAaaattacagatatatacctgGATAATGGACACTGGTTTATTACATAACTCCtgaaaaatgatattgaattggTTCTTCACAGATTAATAGTCTGAGAGATCGTCTCAGCACAGATCAGCTTAAAGCTCTACAGAATAAAAGTCAGCTTTTGACGCAGAGAATGGATCAGAAGCAGGCAGAGCTCAAGAAAGGAGGAAAAGCTGCCCTCAAAggtaacaataaaaaatatcaagtaCACTTTGAACTTTAAATCACCCTTGTGTATCACTAAGCAATTTAGCTCTTCTCAGAAACCCCAAAATTTCTATTGAATTTTGCAAAAACATTCCATAGTTTCTGGGTCCTCAGATGATATATCCCTgatgactattggtgtctatatcccagatgactattggtgtctatatcccagatgactattggtgtctatatcccagatgacTCTCGGTGTCTATATACCagatgactattggtgtctatatcccagatgactattggtgtctatatcccagatgactattggtgtctatatcccagatgactatctgtgtctatatcccagatgactatcggtgtctatatcccagatgactattggtgtctatatcccagatgactattggtgtctatatcccagatgactattggtgtctatatcccagatgactatcggtgtctatatcccagatgactatcagtgtctatatcccagatgactattgatgtctatatcccagatgactatcagtgtctatatcccagatgactattggtgtctatataactattggtgtctatatcccagatgactattgatgtctatatcccagatgactattggtgtctatatcccagatgactattggtgtctatatcccagataactattggtgtctatatcccagatgacTATTGGTATCTAtatgactattggtgtctatatcccagatgactattggtgtctatatcctagttgactattggtgtctatatcccagatgactattggtgtctatgACTATCggtgtctatatcccagatgactattggtgtctatatcccagatgactattggtgtctatatcccagatgactattggtgtctatatcccagatgactattggtgtctatatcccagatgactattggtgtctatatcccagatgactatttgtgtctatatcccagatgactatcggtgtctatatcccagataactattggtgtctatatcccagatgactattggtgtctatatcccagatgactatcggtgtctatatcccagatgactattggtgtctatattccagatgactattggtgtctatatcccagatgactattggtgtctatatcccagatgactattggtgtctatatcccagatgactattggtgtctatatcccagatgactattggtgtctatatcccagatgactattggtgtctatatcccagatgacTATTGGTGTTTAGGTTCCTAGATAACTACAATGTGTTGGTTGTTCACAGGTGTAACTAGTGGTCTCAACTCTAGGTCCCAGATGACAGGTGATATGTTATTGGTAGGTTTCATGGTGGTAAGATTTACACTTATCTTTCTGATTTGATTATTATTGAGTAaattatatgtttatgtttcaGCCTATGTCCAACAGGTGGACCAGGAGATACCGGCTTATGAAGAGGAAGCTCGTCATCATGCCAAAGCAGGCGACATGCATAAGGCTCAAATGATGCtgaacaaaattaaacatgCTGAGAAAGAGGTAAAAATAGCAGTCATACgtaaatactgtaatatgtaAAATTAGCAATCATACATAAGTTCTCTATTAGGTAAAAATAACAGTCATGATAATTATGTAAGTTCTGTAATAGGCCAAGGAAGAGGTAAAAATAACAGTCATACGTAAGTTCTGTAATAGGCCAAGGAAGAGGTAAAAATAGCAGTGATATGTAAGTTCTGTAATAGGCCAAGGAAGAGGTAAAAATAACAGTCATACGTAAGTTCTGTAATAGGCCAAGGAAGAGGTAAAAATAGCAGTCATACgtaaatactgtaatatgtaAAATTAGCAATCATACATAAGTTCTCTATTAGGTAAAAATAACAGTGATATGTAAGTTCTATAATAGGCCAAGGAAGAGATAAAAATAACAGTCATACGTAAGTTCTGTAATAGGCCAAGGAAGAGGTTAaaataacagtgatatatatgttcTGTAATAGGCCAAGGAAGAGGTTAAAATAATGGTGATACGTAAGTTCTGTAAAAGGCCAAGGAAGAGGTAAAAATAATGGTCATATGTAAGTTCTTTTATAGCCCAAGGAAGAGGTTAAAATAACAGTGATACATAAGCTCTGTTACAGAATTGTAATAGGCACAAAGAGGTAAAAATAGCAgtcatatgtaggcttccctaATTATCAAATGGTGAAGAGGAAGAGGGAAGtcaagagaaaagtagagaaaagagAAGTTTTTCTCCCACACTTCACCTGTTTATCTCCAGTTTTAGACGCgagagatttctctgtcaaccccttcTATGGTATGACAGATTGCATGTGCTAACCTTTTGAACCGGAAGTACTTACGGAAGTGCTTTTCGAGTGACATCACTAATAGTTCCCGCgttgttatttaatgttaaatatgtgTATGAGACAcagttttatgaaatgacaaGATGAACTGTTGTTAACGTCAGAATAGTATCACCGAGACCTTATTTTAGTGTctgtttgaataaatattgtaaatgaattTTAGACCTATGCTTTGTCGTGTAATATTGGGATGCATTTTTTGGGGCTGTGATGGGTACTTCTTCAAATGAGGATATTCATGCACCGACCATGTACATTTGTTGACAAACATTCCTTAACCACCAATTCAATATGCCATTATTTGAAGTGATGGGAGGAAAATAATCATTCCCCTACATAGggagtgtgacaaagaaatctcaaccctcggggaaACTCATGAATGTCCAGCCCTCAGCAAGCCTCTGGTTGCAATTGGACGTTCATGAATTGCCCCTCAGGTTGAGATGTCTTTGTCACACCCCCAAGGCAGGGAAAGATTCTACTATTCAGAGCGCTGATAAAGATCATTCAGTGGTGTTACTATTATGTTAAACATGTACCCTAAAATAGTTATCAGATCTGTAGTTGGACCTTCAggtctttttagcccaccatcatcagatggtgggctgttcaaatcaccctgcgtctgtggtccgtccgtccgtccgtccctccggccgtccctccgtccgtaaacaatttttgttatcgctatttctcagaaagtactgaagggatctttctcaaatttcatatgtaggttccccttggtgcctagttatgcatactgcgttttgagaccaatcggaaaacaaaatggccgacaggcagccatcttggattttgacaattgaagtttgttatcgctatttctgagaaagtactgaagggatctttctgaaatttcatatgtaggttccccttggtgcctagttatgcatattgcgttttgagactaatcggataacaacatggccgacaggcagccatcttggattttgacaattgaagtttgttatcgctatttctgagaaagtactgaagggatctttctgaaatttcatatgaaggttccccttggtgcctagttatgcatattgcgttttgagaccaatccgaaaacaacatggccaataggcagccatcttggattttgacaattgaagtttgttatcactatttctgagattgtactgaatggatctttctcaaattgcatatgtaagtttcccttggtgcatagttatgcatgttgtgttttgagaccaatctgaaaacaacatggccgacaggcagccatcttggattttgacaatttaagtttgttatcactatttctgagaaagtactgaatggatctttctgaaatttcatatgtaggtttcccttggcgcctagttatgcatattgcgttttgagaccaatcagaaaacaacatggccgacaggcagccatctttgattttgacaattgaagtttgttatcgctatttctgagaagtactgaatggatctttctcaaatttcatatggaggttccccttggtgcctcgttatgctaattgcattttgagatcaattggaaaacaatatggccgacagaccgccatcttggattttgacaattgaagtttgttatctctatttctcaaagtactgaatggatctttctcaaatttcataagtaggttccccttggtcccttgtattgcatttttggaccagtctgtcctgaaaacaacctggcaaacaaacagccattatcgttaaatctcaaatttcttatatagctaggattcccttgtttgaaaagtactggagggatgtctcaatttgcacagattagtaaaatgaagggaaaagtagagaaaagatcaatctgacatggaacctatgaagatcattcaatggtgggcgccaagatccctctgggatctcttgtgtAATAagtcaataaaaacaaaataacatccaTATTTTGTGCCATTAATCAGGCCATACATGTGACCTACCCTTGGACTTTTGTTGTAATAATGTTGATAATTATAAAACTGTCTTTCTTCTGTTTGCAGCTCAAAGCCATAAGAGACAAAATCCCAGACTTATAGTAAGATCTTATGCTGGTCATATCATTGTCACCATGGAAAACGTCACCAACAACTTACTACTGCACAGTTACTACTTCTGTAATGAATGCTTGCATTTTGCAGTCGTACATTTGTGAACAGCCTGAGAAACATGATTTTGATTGATCTTTTTCTGAAGGAGTACTAACCTTACATTGTCACATTTCCTGTCTTTATGTGCATTTGTATGTGAGATTTATATATCTCCATAGTAATtgtgacacatacaggtaacacttTAGTAGCAGTATAGAAGAACAAGTCAGGTTTGTTCAGGAAAGAGAAGATTTAGGAGTGTACATGCTCcaagatatttatattatttaatgtaTAGTCGTTAAACTAATATGGTTTCATGTTGTTTCCCCGACTGCTTAATGtgttattaaaatgtaaattatctTGTAGATCAGTATATAAGAATGTTGTTATTCAGTAAATTATCTAATTAATGTAGATCGATTCATAATAATGTTGTTGTTATTCACCAACCAGATGAGTGCGAGATGAAATGTGTTCTGCATTACAATGaacaaatttaatttcattaatacaCTGTGTCATTAGGATGTCTTAACACTACTACAATGTAATTAGCCTCTATGTTCTAAAGCCCAAATATAGGAAACTTTCCTACAGAATAAGGAATTAAAGAAAGACACAGAACAAGTTTAAGTGTAACCATTGCATTATAGTTGTCAAACTCCCCGAGTTACATAAAATTAGGTCTTTAGAGTCTAGGTGTAACTCTAATTTAACTGCCCCAGTATAtgtttttacattaattttactaGCACTAACAAGGTGTGAGAAAGTTGGGTGTTtatagctcacctggcccaaagggGCCATTGTCAgtagctcacctggcccaaagggGCCATTGTCAGTAGCTCACCTGGCCCTAAAAGTCCATTGTCAGTACGTAGCTCACATGGCCCTAAGGGTCCATTGTCAGTAGCTAACCTGGCCCTAAAAGTCCCTCGTCAGTACCTCACCTGGCCCTGAGGGTCCATTGTCAgtagctcacctggcccaaagggGCCATTGTCAGTAGCTCACCTGGCCCTTAAAGTCCATTGTCAGTAGCTCACATGGCCCTAAGGGTCCATTGTCAGTAGCTAACCTGGCCCTAAAAGTCCCTCGTCAGTACCTCACCTGGCCCTGAGGGTCCATTGTCAGTAGCTCACCTGGCACTATGGGTCCATTGTCAGTAGCTCACCTGGCCCTAAAAGTCTATTGTCAGTAGCTCACCTGGTCCTAAGGGTCCATTGTCAGTAGCTCACCTGGCGCTATGGGTCCATTGTCAGTACCTCACCTGGCCCTAAAAGTCCCTGATCAGTACCTCACCTGGCCCTGAGGGTCCATTGTCAGTACCTCACCTGGCCCTGAGGGTCCATTGTCAGTACCTCACCTGGCCCTGAGGGTCCATTTCCATTGTCAGCTTTTTTAAAAACGTCTCGGTATAGCCAAATGGTATTCATCTGAGGTCAAATATTCTACTTCATCTGATTAATCAAGAGATTTAGTTTTATGGTACCGATATTCAGACAGCAATCAAGTCTGTTCAAAGAAATCatcttgacctttattcaaggcACAGgagtcaaatttgttaaaatagtTGAATGGCATTTTCTACCTGGTAATCAACAAATAGACAGGGTTGATATTAGGACAACAGCATGTGGAGATGAATGgcaaccaagtttgttcaaatgattgaccTGTTTATTGTTCAAGGTCGCACTTATGAGTATACAAGAGGTTTAGTCTTGATATTTGGCTTGTAATATGTGGGAGAACGGCTAATAAGTTagtttattcaaatgagtgatttTAATCCATTTTCAGGGGCACAAGGGTAAAATATCTTCCACTtttgaataaccaagaggccaagggagATGATACTcttcttacattgtaatataaccccccccccccccccaaaacctaGATGTAAGATACAACGTGCCACATTTTGTTGAAGCCTTTTGACATGAATATATACAAGTTTTCTGAAATGATGCTAAATCTTGTAATATATACAAGTTTTCTGAAATGTTGCTAAATCTTGTAATATATACAAGTTTTCTGAAATGATGCTAAATCTTGTAATATATACAAGTTTTCTGAAATGTTGCTAAATCTTGTAATATATACAAGTTTTCTGAAATGATGCTAAATCTTGTAATATATACAAGTTTTCTGAAATGTTGCTAAATCTTGTAATATATACAAGTTTTCTGAAATGTTGCTAAATCTTGTAAATCTATCCGTTATTGTACATTTGTGTTTTAAGGATGTCCAATACAGATAAGTGCTGAGTATTACTCGAGTTTATCATACTATTATAAGGTAACAGCAGAACAGGTGTACCTGGTTGTGATCAGACTTTGATGTTATTAGTGACTAAATTGTGCCTGacaacattaaatatatatcaatctaAAATCTTCGTTGATACTTTTATGTTAATAGTTTAGCTCatgcattttgttttctgtgattaaaacaaaaaccatGGTTTCCTGTAAAAATGAAGATGTTTATTGTCCATTATAAAGCAGTAATAAAAAGTACATTGCAATATAATATCACTCCATATTCATTTGTCTATTACAAATAAATTCCGTAAGATTTGATAAATGCATATTTCAGCTTTCATTCTCCTTTAATCTGGATTTAATAAAAGTTTACACACATATGAAATATTTGGTGGACACTGGTCTTATTGATCTGCTTGACTAAATTTGTAAAGCAGAAAagtaaaaaaggaaaaaaaaaaaaccattgcTGTACAATAAAGTGATAATATATTACTAGTTATTATGCATTGTGAAAGCAAAAATTTGCGTACAAAAACATCTGCATCATCAATCAAGAGAGCTTTATAAGCAGTGCTCTGTGAACACTTATGGCTTATTAGCGAAATCAGACTCATTCAATGTTCTTTtggacaaaaaaataaataaattcagaCGGGTGTGATCATGCACAACTACTTTTGATATTTCATCTTTTTTCCAGTTGTTGACTTCACATGTATCTAATACTAAACAAAAACTGTGATGAGTGAATCGCATGAGAGTATAGTTATGAAAgaatgtaaatatgtatcaGTCATAATATGATGAAAGTGACAATCTGAGCAAGCAAAAGTATGTGTAGAGTAGTTCACTACAGCCAAGTATACCAAATATGTGTAGAGTAGTTCACTACAGCCGAGTATACCAAAATATGTGTACAGTGGTTCACTACAGCCGAGTATACCAAAATATGTGTAGAGTAGTTCACTACAGCCGAGTATACCAAAATATGTAGAGTAGTTCACTACAGCCGAGTATACCaaaatatgtgtacagtagTTCACTACAGCCGAGTGTACCaaaatatgtgtacagtagTTCACTACAGCCGAGTATACCAAATATGTGTACAGTTCAGTAGTTCACTACAGCCAAGTATACCAAAATATGTGTAGAGTAGTTCACTACAGCCGAGTGTACCAAATATGTGTAGAGTAGTTCACTACAGCCGAGTGTACCAAAATATGTGTAGAGTAGTTCACTACAGCCGAGTATACCAAATATGTGTACAGTAGTTCACTACAGCCGAGTATACCaaaatatgtgtacagtagTTCACTACAGCCGAGTGTACCaaaatatgtgtacagtagTTCACTACAGCCGAGTATACCAAATATGTGTACAGTTCAGTAGTTCACAACAGCCAAGTATACCAAAATATGTGAAGAGTAGTTCACTACAGCCAAGTGTACCAAATATGTGTAGAGTAGTTCACTACAGCCGAGTGTACCAAAATATGTGTAGAGTAGTTCACTACAGCCGAGTGTACCAAATATGTGTAGAGTAGTTCACTACAGCAGAGTGTACCAAAATATGTGTAGAGTAGTTCACTACAGCCAAGTATACCAAAATATGTGTAGAGTAGTTCACCACAGCCAAGTATACCAAAATATGTGTAGAGTAGTTCACTACAGCCGAGTGTACCAAAATATGTGTAGAGTAGTTCACTACAGCCGAGTATACCAAATATGTGTAGAGTAGTTCACTACAGCCAAGTATACCAAAATATGTGTATAGTAGTTCACTACAGCCAAGTATACCAAAATATGTGTAGAGTAGTTCTCTACAGCCGAGTATACCAAATATGTGTACAGTAGTTCACTACAGCCGAGTATACCAAAATATGTGTAGAGTAGTTCACTACAGCCAAGTGTACCAAATATGTGTAGAGTAGTTCACTACAGCCAAGTGTACCAAATATGTGTACAGTAGTTCACTACAGCCAAGTGTACTaaaatatgtgtacagtagTTCACTACAGCCAAGTGTACCAAATATGTGTAGAGTAGTTCACTACAGCCAAGTATACCAAAATATGTGTAGAGTAGTTCACTACAGCCGAGTGTACCAAATATGTGTAGAGTAGTTCACTACAGCCGAGTATACCAAAATATGTGTAGAGTAGTTCACTACAGCCGAGTAAACCAAAATATGTGTAGAGTAGTTCACTACAGCCGAGTATACCAAAATATGTGTAGAGTAGTTCACTACAGCCGAGTATACCAAATATGTGTAGAGTAGTTCACTACAGCTGAGTATACTaaaatatgtgtacagtagTTCACTACAGCCAAGTATACCaaaatatgtgtacagtagTTCACTACAGCCGAGTATAC
Coding sequences within:
- the LOC117318366 gene encoding uncharacterized protein LOC117318366 (The sequence of the model RefSeq protein was modified relative to this genomic sequence to represent the inferred CDS: added 73 bases not found in genome assembly); the protein is ETKEKWLVIDQFLKTLNSAPASVKQGKSQAPSPPVKSGSTCIEVLRFEKQQLDLQINSLRDRLSTDQLKALQNKSQLLTQRMDQKQAELKKGGKAALKAYVQQVDQEIPAYEEEARHHAKAGDMHKAQMMLNKIKHAEKELKAIRDKIPDL